Sequence from the Aquimarina sp. Aq107 genome:
ACTAATACTCTAATTATAATGTATTAATTGAGGTTTATCCTGTTTAGGGGTAAATAGATTTCTCAAAATATTAATAGAGGTCTGGGTATTTCAACTCGAGCCCTCTATTAATATGTTGGTTTTATGTATTAAATAGTTTCGAATAATTCATTCAAAGGTTTACGCACTTTTGTATCATGCTGAGTTAGATCTTCTTCAGAACGATATCCAATTGTGGCAATAACTGCCGCGGAAAGTCCTTTTTCGGATAAACCTAATATCTCATTATATGCTTCGGGTTCAAAACCTTCCATCGGACAGGCGTCAATTTTAAGTTCTGCACAGGCAGCCAATAAGTTTCCTAATCCAATATAGGTCTGTTTTGCAGTCCAAGCTTTCATGACTTCACTAGGTAATTCCGTAATTTTAGATTTCATAAAATCACCATATCTTTTTAGGTTATCCAAGTTTAATTCTTGTGTATCAGCTTTCAACTTTAGATAATCATCGATTATTTTTTCATTTACAGTTGTATAATTGCAAAATACAATTAAATGTGATGCGTCTACAACTTGCGTTTGTCCCCATGATTTAGGCTGTAATTTTTGTCGAATTTCTGGATTTGTTACGATTAATATTTTATATGCTTGTAAACCATAAGATGAGGCTGAAAGAGAAATTGCTTCTTTAATTTTTACGAGATCAGATTCTGATATTGTTCTGTTTGGATCAAATTTTTTGGTGGCGTACCTCCAATTTAGGCTTTCTAATAATTTCATAATTTATAGTTTTATTGTGTGATAGGAACTTCCATCAATAGTATTTTAGAAGATTCGTTTGATCTAATTTGAAGTTGTTCTATATCCCAGATTCCTAACCCATCTCTTTTATCTAATACTGTTCCTTCTATAGAAATGTTTCCTTCTAGCATAAAAACGTATACGCCATTTTCTTTGTTTTTTAGTGTGTACGTATGTGTACTATCTTTTTCTAAACTACCAATATGGAACCAGGCATTTTGATGAACCCATACACCATCATCCTCTTTATTTGGGGATAATATTTGATATAGGTTATTTTTTATGTTTTCTTTATCTATGGTAACTTGATCGTATCTAGGAGTTACATCTTTTTGGTTGGGAGTAACCCATATTTGTAAAAACTTTACTTTTTTGTCAGTGTTTTTATTGTATTCGCTATGAAATACACCTGTACCAGCGCTCATTACCTGAATATCACCTTCTTTAATTACAGTAGTATTCCCCATACTGTCCTTATGTTCTAGATCACCTTCAAGAGGTATAGAGATAATTTCCATGTTATCGTGTGGATGTTTGCCAAACCCCATCCCTGCAGAGACTGTGTCATCATTAAGAACTCTAAGTGCACCAAAATTCATTCTTTCTGGGTTGTAATAACTTCCAAAACTAAAAGAGTGATGGGAGTTTAACCAGCCAAAATTTGCTGTTCCTCTTGTGTTTGATTTATGCATGATCGTTTTCATAATATATTCCTTTCTTTATAATTCTTTTACAAAGGTCAATTTTTGAATGATAATTTAAAATATGAGAATACGGAGGAATATTGTAAAAATCAGATCTTTAGCTTTTTTGTCTAAAGTTTGAAGGAGTAATATTTGTGCATTTTTTGAAAAAATTACTAAAATTAGCTGGTTCACTGAACCCAAGATCATATCCAATCTCCTTTGTCGTTTTGTCAGAAAAACTTAATAGCCTTTTTGCAGCTATAATAATTCGAGATTGTAAATATTCCTTTGCAGTTTTCCCTACAAGTGATTTTATAGTTCTGTTTAGGTGATCCGGAGTCACGTGCAATACTTTAGCATATTGATGTACTTTGTGCCATTCGAAAAAATGCTGCTCTACTAAGTTTTTATATTCTTTAAGTATCATGGATCCCGCCTGTAATTGTTGCGGATCTTTTGGATGAATAGCACAAACATTATTACTGTAAATCAAAAAAAGTTTTAAAAGTGCTCCTATCGCTTCTAATTTAAACTTGGAATCAGAATGATGTGTTTCGAAGATTTGTGAACTGTAAAAGTTCAATTGCTTTAATTGTTCATTATTTAAAGAAAGTGGAGGAGTATAGCCATAATCCTGAAAAAGATTAATATCCTCTATAAATCTATAATTGATATTGTTTTTTACTAGAAACTGTTGGGAAAATGTAATTACCCAACCATACGATTTTTGTTCTTCTTTGATTTGATGGACTTGCCCTGGACTTAGAAAAAAAGCTTGTTGGTCTTTTAGTATAAATTCGTTGAAATCTATAATATGTGCACCCTTAGCTTTAGAAACTAAAATGATAATATAAAAATCATGTCTATGAGGTAAATCTGCTTTACCAGCCTTTTCATCATAAATGTCTTCCATTTTTTTGATGTCAAACACTATATGATTATCTATTTCATCAGTAAGTTTATACGTCTTAATAGAAGTCATTCGTTAATCGTGGATAAAACTATTTTTTGTTTTAATATACGATTCTATATTATAATTTTGACTAACCATAAATAGAATAATTTATAGGTAATTGTTTTTTAACTATTTAGGAAGTATATAAGTGAAATAGTTATAATTAAAAAGGGAAAGCTTAGATCAGCTTTCCCTTTTTAATAAATATCAACTCTTTTTAAAAAAAGAGATATGTGTTATGACTAGTTGTTACCGTCGATAATGATATCACCGTCAGTGTTTTCATCATCTGTATCGTTTTCATTGTCATTGTTATTGTTTTCTTCTTCATTGAAAACTTGACTTTCAATTGTTTCGTTTTCACAAGAAACGAATGTTGTAGCTAATACGAATACTAATAAGAATGTAAATTTTTTCATTTTGATTTGTTTTATTATTTTAATTTTATTTTGAGGTATTATATTTTTAGTCTCCTAATCCGTGATTATCCTCTTCGTGGATATGTACGATTTCTGGTTTATCATTTTCTTCACTAATAAATGTTTCTTCTTCAACAGAAGATTTTTCACAAGATGCAAGTGCAATAACTAGCATAAACAGAAATGGGATTTTTTTGATCATTTTAGTAAAAATTAATTATGTTTTGTTCTACTTTTTCAAAATCGAGTGCAAATGTATTCAAAAAACTAAATGTAAATCATAAAATTATCTTAACACCCCTTTGTTTACGGGCTTTTGAAGAAAAACACGGTGTTTAGTCTTTAACAAAAAAGAGAAAAAAATCAATATTCAATATGCTATTGAAATGAATCTATAAATTATATGTAGTTTTTAGCTGTTTGTATTGAGAATGTGATAAAAGTATAAAAACAGCTGAATTAACAATATGGTAATATTAGGGCCTTAAATTATATATAAATTGATGTATTATTACTTAAAATAGAAATAATATGATAATATGTCAATAAAAAACAATGTTAACAAAACTATTATATGTATAAATTCCCTCTTTTTGTATAGTCGTTAATCTCGAGACTTAAGAAAATCCTTTAATAATACTTATTTATCTAAAATTAGAAGATTGAGAATGTTATTAAAGTAACTTTTTAGGATTCTAAATTTAAAATTTTCATCATTTCTGCTCCGATTCCTGTTTCAAATGGATGTGTACTTGTAGCTAATAGGTCAGCAGTTTTGAAATAACCTCCATATGTATATATGGTAGCGTTTATGTCAGCACCTTGGTCAATTAGAAATCGTGTGATTTCTGGAAGATTTTTGGGAACTTTTTGTCTCCACATTTCTACACCATTACTAGCTGTATAAATTAATAGTGTTGCTTTGTGACCATATTTTGATGTTCTTGTTACTAAATCGGGATAGCTGGTGATTAGTTTTTTTAATTCTTTAAAATCACCGTTAACTAATAAATTGATTGCTTTTTCAAAATTTTGATCATAAGAATCTTTTAATTTTTCTACTTCACTCCAATTTTTGAAACCATATTCATTTGCTATAGTGGTTCTGCAATCGTTAATTGTAAGGTTAAGTTTTTTTAATTTTTTAATAGACTGCCCTAAATAGTCTGGATGGTAATTATTTATTTCACGGAAAACCACATCTCGATTTTCTAACATACCCTCAAGCATTCTATTAGCTATTTTGTCTAAATGATCTCTGACCAGAGGATAAGAATCAGTTTGATAAAGAAGATTTCCATAAAAATTAGTTATTTCCATCATACCTTATTCATATGTAAATCTTCTTTATCTTTTAAAAATAGTGTACCTATAAAACTGTAGGTTGCGTGCCTGTGACGGTAATACCTAATTCACTCAGGTTAGCTACTTTTTTAGGATTGTTAGTTAGCATGGTTATAGAAGTAACTCCAAGATCAGTTAGGATTTTAGCAGCAGGAGAGAAGTCTCTGGCGTCTTTTTTAAATCCTGCCGCTTCATATGCTTCTGGTTGCGATAGACCACGTTTTTTGTGTTCAATGCTTTTTAATAGTGCATAATGTCCATTAGATTTACCTTCCTGCTCTAACCAGATAATAATTCCCGTTCCTTCTTTTTGAATTATTTGTTGTGAAATTTCCATTTGTTCACGACAGTCACATTCTATACTATTAAAATGATGTGCAAAAATACAAGAGGAATGAACTCTACATAATACATCTGCTTGATCCTTTACATCTCCCATAACGAGTGCAAAAGATTCTTTTTGACCATCATAAAATAAAATTTCACGATATTCTCCAAATTTGGTTTTAAGGTTAGTTTCTGCTAATCTAATAATCACTTTAATTATTTTTTAAAATTCAGTATTAATCTTTAACGATTTGGTTTTCTTTATTAAGTAGTATTGGGGTGCCGAATCCGAGTTGTTCTAGTTTTTTCATTTGAGTTTTAGCATCTCCCACCACTAGATATATCATTTTATTGGGGTCAAGGTATTGATTGGCTAGTTTTTTAACCTCTTCGACTGTCATATTATTTACAACTTCTTCTCGCTGTGTAATATAATTATGAGGATATTTTAGTGTACTTATATTAGTTAGTATGTTTAATTTAGCACCTAAGGTTTCAGAAGCTCTGGCATTACTTTTAATCAAAGAACTTTTTGTGATCTCTAGGTCATCTGCGTTATAATTTTTCCCATATTTTTCTAAAATTTCTTTCACCAAACTAGTAGATTCGTACGTGACATTGGATCTCACTCCACTAGAGATAACAAAAGAACCCTGCGTTGGTGTACCAGAAAAACCAGATCCAATACCGTATGTATATCCTTTACCTTCTCTTAATTGTTGAGTAAGTTGGGATGCAAATCCACCACCACCTAATCGATAGTTCATAATACTAACAGGGTAATAATCTTTATCTGTAGCAGGCATCGCACGATATCCAAAACGTAACATGGATTGCTTAGCGCCAGGAACGTCATAAAAATATACTTTAGATCTTTCCGGAGAAGCTGGAGCTTTAAGTTCTGGGAATCTCACTTCTTTTGGAACCCAATTTTTATTAAGTTCGGTAAGAGAAGTGGTTACTTGTTCCTTAGAGATATCACCAGCAATATGTAATTTGGTTACAGATGGCGAAAGATTATTATTATAATATTTCTTAAGATCTTCTATTGTAATTTCTTTTACAGAATCTTCTGTACCTAAATTATTATGCGAAAGTATATGATCTTCTCCATAAATTAACTTTGCATACTCATTACTAGCGATACTACGAGGACTTGCTTTTTGCTGTTGTATTTGGCTGATAACGCTCTGCTTTATTAGTCCAAATTCTTTTTCGTCCCATCTAGGCTCTAATAGAATCTCCTTAATCAATGCAACCGTTTTGTCATAGTTTTTAGAGAGTGTGCTTCCACTGATAACAATATTTTCATCTGTTGCATAAACATTTAATATTGCACCAAGACTTTCTATAGCATTTTCTAATTCTTCGGCAGTTTTGCTTTTTGTTCCCTTAGTCATTAATTCTGCTAGGAGATTAGAAACACCAACTTTATCAGGTTTTTCTAATAATAAGCCACCTCTAATATTCATCCTAAACTGGACTAAAGGGACTTCATCATTTTCAATTCCATAAACTTTTATACCAGAGGTAAGGTTATCTTCCCATACTTCTGGAACGGTCACTTTTGGGGTGTCTCCATATGCGGGTTCTATGGATCGGTCAAAACTAGAAGGTGTCTTATCATAAGTAGCCACTATACTTGCATCAAAATTTTCTTCTGCTCCTTCGATAATTTTTTCCTCTACAACTTCAGCTAATGTAGAGTTGTTTAAAATTAAATCTGTTTGCCCAATAGGAACAAAACTAGTAGCTACGTAATGTTTTCCTTTTATATATTGATTATATACTCGCATGATATCATCTGTAGTTACAGCAAGTATGTTTTTGATATCTTGGTTTATAAAACCTGGGTCCCCAGCAAAGATCTCATATTGTGCTAATTGAAACCCTTTACCCAATACACTGGATAAGCTATTGTAAAAATTAGTTTCTAAACCTGCTTTTATTCTATCAAGATCCTTCTGGGAAATTCCTTCTGTTTCGAACTTAGTAAAAGATTCTTGTATTGCTTTATCCACT
This genomic interval carries:
- a CDS encoding GTP cyclohydrolase, which produces MIIRLAETNLKTKFGEYREILFYDGQKESFALVMGDVKDQADVLCRVHSSCIFAHHFNSIECDCREQMEISQQIIQKEGTGIIIWLEQEGKSNGHYALLKSIEHKKRGLSQPEAYEAAGFKKDARDFSPAAKILTDLGVTSITMLTNNPKKVANLSELGITVTGTQPTVL
- a CDS encoding pitrilysin family protein; the encoded protein is MKTIKILALSLLFIGCLISCKKDTPVTITDTETSSETKEFKVDFEKFTLDNGLQVILHIDRSDPVVAVALTAHVGSAREIEGRTGFAHLFEHLLFLESENLGKGGLDKMSARIGGSGANGSTSRDRTNYFQTVPKDALEKMIWAEADKLGFFINTVTDPVLAKEKQVVKNEKRQSVDNRPYGHVSYVIDKNMFPKNHPYNWQVIGSLEDLQNATLQDVKDFYNRWYVPNNVTLTIAGDFDTAQAKEWVHKYFDEIKKGEDIEPLKKLPASLSETKKLYYEDNFARLPQLTMTWPAVHQYHPDSYALDVLSSYLSEGKKAPFNKVVVEDKQLAPNVTMFHYGSELAGQFRLIIRGFEKVNLNEVDKAIQESFTKFETEGISQKDLDRIKAGLETNFYNSLSSVLGKGFQLAQYEIFAGDPGFINQDIKNILAVTTDDIMRVYNQYIKGKHYVATSFVPIGQTDLILNNSTLAEVVEEKIIEGAEENFDASIVATYDKTPSSFDRSIEPAYGDTPKVTVPEVWEDNLTSGIKVYGIENDEVPLVQFRMNIRGGLLLEKPDKVGVSNLLAELMTKGTKSKTAEELENAIESLGAILNVYATDENIVISGSTLSKNYDKTVALIKEILLEPRWDEKEFGLIKQSVISQIQQQKASPRSIASNEYAKLIYGEDHILSHNNLGTEDSVKEITIEDLKKYYNNNLSPSVTKLHIAGDISKEQVTTSLTELNKNWVPKEVRFPELKAPASPERSKVYFYDVPGAKQSMLRFGYRAMPATDKDYYPVSIMNYRLGGGGFASQLTQQLREGKGYTYGIGSGFSGTPTQGSFVISSGVRSNVTYESTSLVKEILEKYGKNYNADDLEITKSSLIKSNARASETLGAKLNILTNISTLKYPHNYITQREEVVNNMTVEEVKKLANQYLDPNKMIYLVVGDAKTQMKKLEQLGFGTPILLNKENQIVKD
- a CDS encoding pirin family protein codes for the protein MKTIMHKSNTRGTANFGWLNSHHSFSFGSYYNPERMNFGALRVLNDDTVSAGMGFGKHPHDNMEIISIPLEGDLEHKDSMGNTTVIKEGDIQVMSAGTGVFHSEYNKNTDKKVKFLQIWVTPNQKDVTPRYDQVTIDKENIKNNLYQILSPNKEDDGVWVHQNAWFHIGSLEKDSTHTYTLKNKENGVYVFMLEGNISIEGTVLDKRDGLGIWDIEQLQIRSNESSKILLMEVPITQ
- a CDS encoding NAD(P)H-dependent oxidoreductase, giving the protein MKLLESLNWRYATKKFDPNRTISESDLVKIKEAISLSASSYGLQAYKILIVTNPEIRQKLQPKSWGQTQVVDASHLIVFCNYTTVNEKIIDDYLKLKADTQELNLDNLKRYGDFMKSKITELPSEVMKAWTAKQTYIGLGNLLAACAELKIDACPMEGFEPEAYNEILGLSEKGLSAAVIATIGYRSEEDLTQHDTKVRKPLNELFETI
- a CDS encoding helix-turn-helix domain-containing protein, translating into MTSIKTYKLTDEIDNHIVFDIKKMEDIYDEKAGKADLPHRHDFYIIILVSKAKGAHIIDFNEFILKDQQAFFLSPGQVHQIKEEQKSYGWVITFSQQFLVKNNINYRFIEDINLFQDYGYTPPLSLNNEQLKQLNFYSSQIFETHHSDSKFKLEAIGALLKLFLIYSNNVCAIHPKDPQQLQAGSMILKEYKNLVEQHFFEWHKVHQYAKVLHVTPDHLNRTIKSLVGKTAKEYLQSRIIIAAKRLLSFSDKTTKEIGYDLGFSEPANFSNFFKKCTNITPSNFRQKS